The following coding sequences are from one Panicum hallii strain FIL2 chromosome 5, PHallii_v3.1, whole genome shotgun sequence window:
- the LOC112894092 gene encoding double-stranded RNA-binding protein 1-like isoform X1 codes for MFRSRLQELCQQRRWAPPVYEHTREGPDHVPLFRATVLVHDEKFSSPDEGARSTKEAYNLAAMAAFEHLAALPAAALVPVPAAPAPPQPATQLPYKTQLQIYAQKRGKNLPSYRPIYGGSLHAPLFKSEVTIDGQTFESPEYFRTMKEAETAAAKVALMSLPQEASPPQQSLVPSVSYKNLLQELAQKEGFPLPVYATTSDVLNHSAAFISTVEIQGTAFQGEPGNTKKQAEMNAAKVAFQHFKDRDRGSAVHGGSSMQQGNENLFSGQNIKILSSMQEGTDNLFSGQKIKILEPKSLVPIVSTAKHGKDNDFDAVNHDARSAGSANPLPVAATTQFLDENAQSAKVEVDKLFLPEPSTEVDKLPLLESSRGMKVMDSSSKVDKLSLPEQSMDVKVTNSSLKVDKLPLPEPSTEVEVMNSSLQDAEPPIAEPSTEVEVIDSSLKVSEPPIPKACSEVEAMDTSLEHTSTVNGHSPLIAPTSTSTLTVPTTTMPVSSDRCGCYMLTNRIQVYPRNTNMAIPEGATMLPFSNDAWMAVSLPYCNNNEHEGSRTAT; via the exons ATGTTCAGGTCGCGGCTGCAGGAGCTGTGCCAGCAGCGGCGGTGGGCGCCGCCGGTGTACGAGCACACCCGCGAGGGCCCCGACCACGTGCCCCTCTTCCGCGCCACCGTCCTTGTCCATGACGAGAAGTTCAGCTCCCCCGACGAAGGAGCGCGGTCGACCAAGGAGGCGTACAACctcgccgccatggccgccttCGAGCACCTCGCCGCGCTCCCGGCCGCGGCCCTTGTCCCGGTTCCGGCCGCTCCAGCGCCTCCGCAGCCTG CGACGCAGCTTCCTTACAAGACTCAGTTACAAATTTATGCTCAGAAGCGAGGCAAGAATCTGCCTTCATACCGTCCCATTTATGGAGGCTCTCTTCATGCACCTCTATTCAAGTCAGAAGTAACCATAGATGGGCAAACATTTGAGAGCCCAGAATACTTTCGCACAATGAAGGAAGCTGAAACTGCTGCTGCAAAAGTTGCTCTGATGTCCTTACCTCAAGAAGCAAGCCCACCACAGCAATCTCTG GTTCCCTCAGTATCTTATAAGAATCTTCTACAAGAACTGGCTCAGAAGGAAGGCTTTCCCTTGCCTGTCTATGCTACAACTTCAGATGTCTTAAATCATTCTGCTGCCTTCATATCAACTGTTGAAATTCAAGGAACAGCTTTTCAGGGAGAGCCAGGGAACACCAAGAAGCAAGCAGAGATGAATGCTGCTAAGGTTGCTTTTCAACATTTCAAAGACA GGGACAGAGGTTCTGCTGTACATGGAGGATCATCCATGCAACAAGGAAACGAGAACCTGTTTTCTGGACAAAATATCAAGATTCTATCCTCCATGCAAGAAGGAACCGATAACCTGTTTTCTGGACAAAAGATCAAGATTCTAGAGCCTAAATCTTTGGTTCCCATTGTATCAACAGCAAAACATGGCAAGGATAATGACTTTGATGCTG TAAATCATGATGCTAGATCAGCTGGCTCTGCTAACCCACTCCCTGTTGCTGCTACAACACAATTTCTTGATGAAAATGCTCAATCTGCAAAGGTGGAAGTTGACAAATTATTCCTTCCAGAGCCAAGCACAGAAGTTGACAAACTACCCCTTCTAGAGTCGAGCAGGGGCATGAAAGTCATGGACTCATCTTCGAAAGTTGACAAACTGTCCCTTCCAGAGCAAAGCATGGATGTTAAAGTTACAAACTCGTCTCTGAAAGTTGACAAACTGCCCCTTCCAGAACCAAGCACAGAGGTTGAAGTGATGAACTCATCTCTCCAAGATGCTGAACCACCCATTGCAGAGCCAAGCACAGAAGTTGAAGTCATTGACTCATCTCTGAAAGTCAGCGAACCGCCCATTCCCAAGGCATGCTCAGAAGTTGAAGCAATGGATACATCTCTGGAACACACATCGACTGTGAATGGTCACTCACCCCTCATAGCCCCAACAAGTACCTCTACTCTCACCGTGCCAACTACAACCATGCCTGTCAGCTCCGACAGATGTGGCTGCTACATGTTAACCAACAGAATCCAAGTCTACCCTCGCAACACCAACATGGCTATCCCTGAAGGCGCAACCATGCTTCCCTTCAGCAACGACGCATGGATGGCCGTCAGCCTGCCTTACTGCAACAACAATGAACATGAAG GTAGCAGGACTGCCACTTAG
- the LOC112894092 gene encoding double-stranded RNA-binding protein 1-like isoform X2 yields the protein MFRSRLQELCQQRRWAPPVYEHTREGPDHVPLFRATVLVHDEKFSSPDEGARSTKEAYNLAAMAAFEHLAALPAAALVPVPAAPAPPQPATQLPYKTQLQIYAQKRGKNLPSYRPIYGGSLHAPLFKSEVTIDGQTFESPEYFRTMKEAETAAAKVALMSLPQEASPPQQSLVPSVSYKNLLQELAQKEGFPLPVYATTSDVLNHSAAFISTVEIQGTAFQGEPGNTKKQAEMNAAKVAFQHFKDRDRGSAVHGGSSMQQGNENLFSGQNIKILSSMQEGTDNLFSGQKIKILEPKSLVPIVSTAKHGKDNDFDAEPSTEVDKLPLLESSRGMKVMDSSSKVDKLSLPEQSMDVKVTNSSLKVDKLPLPEPSTEVEVMNSSLQDAEPPIAEPSTEVEVIDSSLKVSEPPIPKACSEVEAMDTSLEHTSTVNGHSPLIAPTSTSTLTVPTTTMPVSSDRCGCYMLTNRIQVYPRNTNMAIPEGATMLPFSNDAWMAVSLPYCNNNEHEGSRTAT from the exons ATGTTCAGGTCGCGGCTGCAGGAGCTGTGCCAGCAGCGGCGGTGGGCGCCGCCGGTGTACGAGCACACCCGCGAGGGCCCCGACCACGTGCCCCTCTTCCGCGCCACCGTCCTTGTCCATGACGAGAAGTTCAGCTCCCCCGACGAAGGAGCGCGGTCGACCAAGGAGGCGTACAACctcgccgccatggccgccttCGAGCACCTCGCCGCGCTCCCGGCCGCGGCCCTTGTCCCGGTTCCGGCCGCTCCAGCGCCTCCGCAGCCTG CGACGCAGCTTCCTTACAAGACTCAGTTACAAATTTATGCTCAGAAGCGAGGCAAGAATCTGCCTTCATACCGTCCCATTTATGGAGGCTCTCTTCATGCACCTCTATTCAAGTCAGAAGTAACCATAGATGGGCAAACATTTGAGAGCCCAGAATACTTTCGCACAATGAAGGAAGCTGAAACTGCTGCTGCAAAAGTTGCTCTGATGTCCTTACCTCAAGAAGCAAGCCCACCACAGCAATCTCTG GTTCCCTCAGTATCTTATAAGAATCTTCTACAAGAACTGGCTCAGAAGGAAGGCTTTCCCTTGCCTGTCTATGCTACAACTTCAGATGTCTTAAATCATTCTGCTGCCTTCATATCAACTGTTGAAATTCAAGGAACAGCTTTTCAGGGAGAGCCAGGGAACACCAAGAAGCAAGCAGAGATGAATGCTGCTAAGGTTGCTTTTCAACATTTCAAAGACA GGGACAGAGGTTCTGCTGTACATGGAGGATCATCCATGCAACAAGGAAACGAGAACCTGTTTTCTGGACAAAATATCAAGATTCTATCCTCCATGCAAGAAGGAACCGATAACCTGTTTTCTGGACAAAAGATCAAGATTCTAGAGCCTAAATCTTTGGTTCCCATTGTATCAACAGCAAAACATGGCAAGGATAATGACTTTGATGCTG AGCCAAGCACAGAAGTTGACAAACTACCCCTTCTAGAGTCGAGCAGGGGCATGAAAGTCATGGACTCATCTTCGAAAGTTGACAAACTGTCCCTTCCAGAGCAAAGCATGGATGTTAAAGTTACAAACTCGTCTCTGAAAGTTGACAAACTGCCCCTTCCAGAACCAAGCACAGAGGTTGAAGTGATGAACTCATCTCTCCAAGATGCTGAACCACCCATTGCAGAGCCAAGCACAGAAGTTGAAGTCATTGACTCATCTCTGAAAGTCAGCGAACCGCCCATTCCCAAGGCATGCTCAGAAGTTGAAGCAATGGATACATCTCTGGAACACACATCGACTGTGAATGGTCACTCACCCCTCATAGCCCCAACAAGTACCTCTACTCTCACCGTGCCAACTACAACCATGCCTGTCAGCTCCGACAGATGTGGCTGCTACATGTTAACCAACAGAATCCAAGTCTACCCTCGCAACACCAACATGGCTATCCCTGAAGGCGCAACCATGCTTCCCTTCAGCAACGACGCATGGATGGCCGTCAGCCTGCCTTACTGCAACAACAATGAACATGAAG GTAGCAGGACTGCCACTTAG
- the LOC112892362 gene encoding LOB domain-containing protein 20-like, with protein MSRAMQPPGKRAGAAAAPAAAAGPAHAQAQAAEEAPPGSPGAPCGACKFLRRRCVPGCVFAPHFGGGGVREHRAGAGAGAAQFAAVHKVFGASNVAKMLSRVPVALRRDAASTVCYEAQARIADPVYGCVGTILALQHQVALVQAELSIAQTELLNRRLALATVNPAYSAASPTSQMVNCGSLSQAVDFIDVEPAVRGLPPPLLPSQQPQRGEQDGGGSPTMDVFSHNVLGK; from the exons ATGTCGCGAGCGATGCAGCCGCCCGGCAAGCGCGCGGGCGCTgctgccgcgcccgccgcggcggcagGGCCGGCCCACGCGCAGGCTCAGGCCGCGGAGGAGGCGCCGCCCGGGAGCCCCGGGGCGCCGTGCGGCGCGTGCAAGTTCCTGCGGCGGCGGTGCGTGCCGGGGTGCGTTTTCGCGCCGCACttcgggggcggcggcgtgagGGAGCAcagggccggcgccggcgccggcgcggcgcaGTTCGCGGCCGTGCACAAGGTGTTCGGCGCCAGCAACGTGGCGAAGATGCTATCGCGGGTGCCCGTGGCGCTGCGCCGGGACGCGGCCAGCACCGTCTGCTACGAGGCGCAGGCGCGCATCGCCGACCCCGTCTACGGCTGCGTCGGCACCATCCTCGCCCTCCAGCACCAG GTAGCTCTCGTCCAAGCCGAGCTTTCCATCGCGCAAACCGAGCTCCTCAACCGGAGGCTGGCCCTGGCAACGGTGAATCCTGCCTACTCCGCCGCGTCGCCGACGAGCCAAATGGTGAACTGCGGCTCCCTTTCGCAGGCCGTGGATTTCATAGACGTTGAGCCCGCGGTGAGGGGCTTGCCGCCTCCTCTCCTGCCATCGCAGCAGCCGCAGCGGGGAGAACAGGACGGCGGCGGGAGTCCAACCATGGACGTTTTCTCGCATAACGTCTTGGGGAAATAG